In Eleutherodactylus coqui strain aEleCoq1 chromosome 4, aEleCoq1.hap1, whole genome shotgun sequence, the following are encoded in one genomic region:
- the LOC136624396 gene encoding oocyte zinc finger protein XlCOF7.1-like codes for MLKSVLFLADDDIRSSEEHLISSGFTVEDDGNIQDTHEEPAIIPDVPSALPSKHLSSNPFLEVPSSDSPQTSEQHNIYRRDVKEETVVTGKKSFSCSECSKCYTQKSYLVRHQRIHTGEKPFSCSECGKCFTQKSNLANHQRIHTGEKPFSCSECGKCFTQKSSLVDHQRIHTGEKLFSCSECGKCFTMKSSLVDHQRIHTGEKSFLCSECGKCFTHKSSLVYHQRIHTGEKSFTCSECGKCFTHKSSLVDHQRIHTGEKSFTCSECGKCFTHKSSLVDHQRIHTGEKSFSCSECGKCFTHKSSLVIHQRIHTGEKPFSCSECGKCFTMKTGLVYHQKIHTGEKSFSCSECGKCFTHKSILVIHQRIHTGEKSFSCSECGKCFTHKSSLVYHQRMHTGERRFSCSECGKCFTQKSSLVDHQRIHTGEKSFSCSECGKCFTKKSNLTDHQRIHTGEKLFSCSECGKCFTRKKGLVDHQRIHTGEKSFSCSECGKCFIQKSNLVKHQKIHNSKSSSLLEFLLRD; via the coding sequence atgttaaaatctgttttattcttggcagatgacgacatCAGGAGCTCAGAGGAACATTTGATATCTTCAGGTTTTACAGTGGAAGATGATGGTAACATACAAGATACACACGaagagcctgccattatcccagatgtaccctcagcccttcccagcaaacatCTGTCATCTAATCCTTTTCTagaggttccatcttctgattcaccACAGACTAGTGAGCAACATAACATTTACAGAAGAGATGTTAAAGAAGAAACAGTTGTCACAGggaagaagtcattttcatgttcagaatgtagcaAATGCTATACccaaaaatcatatcttgttagacatcagagaattcacacaggagagaagccattttcatgttcagaatgtgggaaatgttttacccaaaaatcaaatcttgctaatcatcagagaattcacacaggagagaagccattttcatgttcagaatgtgggaaatgttttacccaaaaatcaagtcttgttgatcatcagagaattcacacaggagagaagctattttcatgttcagaatgtgggaaatgttttaccatgaaatcaagtcttgttgatcatcagagaattcacacaggagagaagtcatttttatgttcagaatgtgggaaatgttttacccacaaatcaagtcttgtttatcatcagagaattcacacaggagagaagtcatttacatgttcagaatgtgggaaatgttttacccacaaatcaagtcttgttgatcatcagagaattcacacaggagagaagtcatttacatgttcagaatgtgggaaatgttttacccacaaatcaagtcttgttgatcatcagagaattcacacaggagagaagtcattttcatgttcagaatgtgggaaatgttttacccacaaatcaagtcttgttattcatcagagaattcacacaggagagaagccattttcatgttcagaatgtgggaaatgttttaccatgaaaacgggtcttgtttatcatcagaaaattcacacaggagagaagtcattttcatgttcagaatgtgggaaatgttttacccacaaATCAATTCTTGTtattcatcagagaattcacacaggagagaagtcattttcatgttcagaatgtgggaaatgttttacccacaaatcaagtcttgtttatcatcagagaatgcacactggtgagaggcgattttcgtgttcagaatgtgggaaatgttttacccaaaaatcaagtcttgttgatcatcagagaattcacacaggagaaaagtcattttcatgttcagaatgtgggaaatgttttacgaaGAAATCAAATCTTactgatcatcagagaattcacacaggagagaagctattttcatgttcagaatgtgggaaatgttttaccaggaAAAAgggtcttgttgatcatcagagaattcacacaggagagaagtcattttcatgttcagaatgtgggaaatgttttatccagaaatcaaatcttgttaaacatcagaaaattcacaattcaaaatcttcttctcttcttgagTTTCTTCTTCGTGATTGA